The following coding sequences are from one Rattus rattus isolate New Zealand chromosome 11, Rrattus_CSIRO_v1, whole genome shotgun sequence window:
- the Sod3 gene encoding extracellular superoxide dismutase [Cu-Zn]: protein MVAFLFCGLLLVACGSVTWTMSDTGESGVDLADRLDLVEKIGDTHSKVLEIWMELGKQREVDAREMHAVCRVQPSAMLAPDQPQITGLVLFRQLGPSSRLEASFELEGFPAEQNTSNRAIHVHEFGDLSQGCESTGPHYNPLGVPHPQHPGDFGNFVVRDGRLRKYRVTGLAASLAGPHSILGRAVVVHAGEDDLGKGGNQASVQNGNAGRRLACCVVGTSSSAAWESQTKERKKRRRESECKTA, encoded by the coding sequence ATGGTGGCCTTCTTGTTCTGCGGCCTGCTACTGGTGGCCTGTGGCTCTGTCACCTGGACCATGTCAGATACCGGAGAGTCCGGTGTCGACTTAGCAGACCGGCTTGACCTGGTTGAGAAGATAGGCGACACGCACTCCAAAGTCCTGGAGATCTGGATGGAGCTAGGAAAACAACGGGAGGTGGATGCCAGGGAGATGCACGCAGTCTGCAGGGTACAGCCCTCAGCCATGCTGGCTCCCGATCAGCCACAGATCACAGGCTTGGTCCTCTTCCGGCAGCTGGGGCCCAGCTCCAGACTTGAGGCCTCCTTCGAGCTGGAGGGCTTCCCAGCCGAGCAGAACACCTCCAACCGCGCCATCCACGTGCATGAGTTCGGGGACCTGAGCCAGGGCTGCGAGTCCACCGGACCACACTACAACCCGCTGGGTGTGCCGCACCCGCAGCACCCGGGAGACTTCGGCAACTTCGTGGTGCGCGATGGCCGCCTTCGGAAGTATCGCGTCACTGGCCTGGCCGCGTCACTGGCCGGACCGCACTCGATCTTGGGCCGCGCTGTGGTGGTCCACGCTGGCGAGGACGACCTGGGTAAAGGTGGCAACCAGGCCAGCGTGCAGAACGGCAACGCAGGTCGCCGGCTCGCCTGCTGCGTGGTAGGCACCAGCAGCTCGGCGGCCTGGGAGAGCCAGACAAAGGAGCGCAAGAAGCGGCGGCGGGAGAGCGAGTGCAAGACCGCTTAA